One Chitinivibrionales bacterium genomic window carries:
- a CDS encoding PIN domain-containing protein, which produces MNLVDSSGWLAFLADSANAEKFAEPIQDIGNLLVPSIVIYEVTEVLMREKGADSAIVAQAHLQQGSVVDLTASLACNAALISLQFSLPMADSIILATARKYNAVVWTQDSDFEGREGVIFFPA; this is translated from the coding sequence ATGAACCTTGTTGATTCTTCCGGATGGCTTGCATTTCTGGCTGACAGCGCAAACGCAGAAAAATTTGCCGAACCGATACAGGATATCGGCAACCTGCTTGTTCCATCGATAGTTATTTACGAAGTAACCGAGGTGTTGATGCGGGAAAAGGGGGCCGATTCGGCAATAGTCGCGCAGGCACATTTACAACAGGGATCCGTTGTCGATTTGACCGCAAGCCTGGCGTGTAATGCAGCATTGATCAGCCTGCAATTCTCTCTTCCCATGGCAGATAGTATTATCCTTGCTACCGCCCGTAAGTATAACGCAGTAGTATGGACCCAGGACAGTGATTTTGAGGGGCGTGAAGGGGTTATATTCTTTCCTGCTTAA
- a CDS encoding AbrB family transcriptional regulator: METVKISPKFQVVIPRSIRESMHLQPGQKMQVVEFGDRIEFVPLRTLGDLRGFARGINTTIDREQDRV; this comes from the coding sequence ATGGAAACCGTGAAAATTTCGCCGAAATTCCAGGTAGTTATCCCGCGCAGCATCCGTGAATCGATGCATCTTCAGCCGGGACAAAAAATGCAGGTTGTGGAATTCGGGGATCGCATAGAGTTTGTTCCTCTCCGCACATTGGGTGACCTGAGGGGCTTTGCACGCGGTATTAATACGACAATCGATCGTGAGCAGGACCGCGTATGA
- a CDS encoding AI-2E family transporter: MPENPVPEKNNNPQKEQDSPENPKSPETVDSHSEKPAEQSAGPNPDEEQRNKPVEKFPVKSTQPDSLNIGHHSSAYKATGARLNRKVLVVMLVLLGLMLVPIIKQFLVPLVLAATFATLFYPLYQWFLKHFKHKKALCSVLTCLILILGVLIPAYILVHLVTLQTIELYTTAEPKIREVISRGEEGILGQLQDFKLVSWLRLSQIDWRSSLQDAAKSLGKILTAAFSRTSTGVLQLAANLAIMFFTMFYFFIDGEHIIRHLRYLSPLRNDYEDLIFSRFLLISRATVKGTFLVGLTQGAIGGITLLIFGINTWLLWGFIMVILSIIPMIGAWLVMVPAAIIQILLGNIWQGVGIAIVSTVVISNIDNLLRPRLVGKDAKMHDLLIFFSTLGGIAIFGVMGFIVGPVIVSLFITVLDIYGMEFKEELSSPYTN; the protein is encoded by the coding sequence ATGCCCGAAAATCCCGTACCTGAAAAAAACAATAATCCTCAAAAAGAGCAGGATTCACCGGAAAATCCCAAAAGCCCGGAAACAGTTGATTCTCATTCGGAAAAACCTGCGGAACAGTCTGCGGGCCCGAATCCTGATGAGGAGCAGAGAAACAAACCGGTAGAGAAGTTTCCGGTGAAATCGACTCAACCGGATTCCCTGAATATCGGACACCATTCGTCCGCCTATAAAGCCACTGGTGCCCGTCTCAACCGAAAAGTCCTCGTTGTCATGCTTGTCCTTCTCGGCCTGATGCTTGTTCCTATTATTAAACAGTTTCTGGTCCCCCTGGTTCTTGCCGCTACTTTTGCGACTCTTTTCTATCCGTTATATCAATGGTTTTTGAAACACTTCAAGCACAAAAAGGCCCTCTGCTCCGTACTCACCTGTCTGATTCTTATTCTGGGAGTACTTATTCCTGCCTATATTTTGGTTCACCTCGTGACTCTTCAGACAATCGAATTATACACTACTGCAGAACCGAAAATACGGGAGGTAATCAGCAGGGGAGAGGAAGGTATTCTTGGGCAGCTGCAAGATTTCAAGCTGGTTAGCTGGCTCAGGCTGAGTCAGATAGACTGGAGATCATCACTGCAGGATGCAGCCAAATCACTCGGCAAGATTTTGACCGCTGCTTTCAGCCGGACATCCACCGGTGTTCTCCAGCTTGCCGCCAATCTTGCAATCATGTTTTTTACCATGTTTTATTTCTTTATTGATGGTGAACACATTATACGCCATCTCCGGTATCTGAGCCCCTTGCGGAACGATTATGAAGACCTCATTTTCAGCAGGTTTCTTCTCATATCTCGCGCAACTGTCAAAGGAACCTTTCTGGTTGGATTGACCCAGGGAGCGATCGGTGGAATAACACTCCTTATCTTCGGCATAAACACATGGCTTTTATGGGGATTTATCATGGTAATCCTCTCGATCATACCCATGATTGGCGCGTGGCTTGTGATGGTTCCTGCTGCAATTATACAGATTCTTCTGGGCAATATCTGGCAGGGTGTCGGTATCGCAATAGTCAGTACCGTTGTCATTTCAAATATCGATAACCTTCTCAGGCCCCGACTGGTGGGGAAAGATGCCAAAATGCATGACCTTCTGATATTTTTCTCGACCCTGGGCGGGATCGCAATCTTTGGTGTCATGGGCTTTATTGTAGGACCGGTGATTGTTTCGCTCTTTATCACGGTGCTCGACATTTACGGCATGGAATTCAAAGAAGAACTGTCATCGCCCTATACCAATTGA
- a CDS encoding acetate/propionate family kinase gives MNNSILMGFLLQNVPLFTGFSEEKIQKLIDHSRVTTFEGKEAVVEFGEEGRFLGVILEGTAEVSVTDNTGKKYKVAILEPGDIYGEMSLMTGDKTVADVIGITRCKTLLIPQTLFSSMVITHPPAIRYLSKLIARRSKGYAPGMEVTSEALHKSDDPYGFRLRTEMPSKILIINCGSSSLKYTLFDTGNPGAEIRGVVERIGESRLIHLSSYSTTRSSDELPGGDHADAFRAVIDYLVDKCKVIKSPGDITAVGHRVVHGGDQFSGPVIIDDTTMKAIEDAAVLAPLHNPVNIIGIREAQKIFHSVPHVAVFDTTFHHTLPPYAYMYGLPYELYKEKKIRRYGFHGMSHFYISLKAAEYLHRPFNELEIISCHLGNGASMCAIDHGRSVDTSMGFTPTPGLIMGTRTGDIDPSILLHLMRTENMSVDELDHLINKESGLKGISGISNDMREIEDAAERGEHRALLAYKSFCYHIRKYIGAYVAAMQGLDVVVFTGGIGYKSPGVRSLSCQGLGYMGIDIDESKNHSVPSDGAVTDISHEGSPVRILVIQTDEERMIARETLRTIQTEYITRIVSSQKETPIPIEVSAHHVHLSQDHVERLFGMGHQLTPIGDLSQPGQFACKERVTFVGPKGKVERVRVLGPVRKETQVEISMTEQYKLGIHPPIRESGDLANTPGIILEADGSSVSIDKGVICAMRHIHMAPEDALKLGLRDRYVVRMRVGGDRELVYGDILVRVNPRYKLAMHLDTDEANAANITDGMNGYIDSIQSRE, from the coding sequence ATGAATAATTCAATTTTAATGGGTTTCCTTCTCCAAAACGTTCCTCTCTTTACGGGTTTTTCTGAAGAAAAGATTCAGAAATTAATCGACCATTCCCGTGTTACCACATTCGAGGGTAAGGAAGCGGTTGTCGAGTTTGGTGAAGAAGGAAGATTTCTCGGCGTTATACTTGAGGGCACCGCCGAAGTATCGGTAACCGACAATACCGGTAAAAAATATAAGGTAGCAATTCTTGAACCGGGAGATATTTACGGCGAAATGTCACTTATGACCGGGGATAAAACAGTTGCTGATGTAATCGGAATAACCCGGTGTAAAACACTGCTCATTCCCCAGACACTTTTTTCTTCGATGGTGATAACTCATCCGCCCGCAATCCGATATCTGTCGAAACTCATAGCCCGGCGGTCAAAGGGTTATGCTCCCGGTATGGAGGTTACCTCCGAAGCGTTACACAAAAGCGATGATCCCTATGGGTTCAGGCTTCGGACCGAAATGCCTTCAAAAATACTCATTATCAACTGCGGATCGTCATCATTAAAATACACCCTTTTTGATACCGGGAATCCGGGTGCAGAAATCCGTGGTGTGGTGGAGCGAATCGGTGAGTCACGGTTGATACATTTATCATCGTACAGCACTACACGCAGCTCCGATGAGCTTCCCGGGGGAGATCATGCCGATGCATTCAGAGCCGTGATCGATTATCTTGTCGATAAATGTAAGGTAATCAAATCTCCCGGCGATATTACGGCGGTGGGGCACCGGGTTGTTCATGGAGGTGATCAATTTTCCGGGCCGGTTATTATCGATGATACGACAATGAAAGCAATTGAGGATGCCGCCGTTCTGGCCCCCCTTCATAACCCCGTGAATATTATCGGCATTCGCGAGGCACAGAAGATTTTTCATTCTGTACCCCATGTTGCTGTGTTCGATACGACCTTTCATCATACACTCCCGCCCTATGCCTATATGTATGGGCTTCCCTATGAACTGTATAAAGAGAAAAAAATCCGCCGTTACGGATTCCATGGGATGTCTCATTTCTACATATCCCTCAAAGCCGCCGAATATTTGCATCGCCCGTTCAATGAACTCGAAATAATTTCGTGTCACCTGGGAAACGGAGCATCCATGTGCGCAATCGACCATGGACGGTCGGTTGATACGAGCATGGGTTTTACTCCCACGCCCGGTTTGATTATGGGAACCCGGACAGGTGATATCGATCCGTCAATACTGCTCCATCTCATGCGGACCGAAAACATGTCGGTTGATGAACTGGATCATTTAATTAATAAAGAGAGCGGATTAAAGGGAATATCGGGAATCTCAAACGATATGCGGGAAATCGAAGATGCCGCGGAAAGGGGAGAGCACCGTGCTCTTCTGGCATACAAATCATTCTGTTATCACATACGTAAATATATCGGGGCCTATGTGGCGGCGATGCAGGGGCTTGATGTGGTTGTGTTTACCGGGGGAATAGGATATAAAAGTCCTGGAGTGAGGAGCCTTTCCTGTCAGGGACTCGGCTACATGGGGATTGATATCGATGAGTCGAAAAATCATTCGGTTCCCAGTGACGGCGCTGTAACAGATATTTCTCACGAAGGATCACCGGTCAGAATCCTGGTCATTCAAACCGATGAGGAACGGATGATCGCCAGGGAAACGCTCAGAACAATCCAGACAGAATATATTACCCGGATTGTATCTTCACAGAAGGAAACTCCGATTCCCATTGAAGTTTCCGCTCATCATGTTCATCTTTCACAAGACCATGTGGAACGCCTTTTCGGAATGGGTCACCAGTTGACCCCAATCGGTGATCTTTCCCAGCCCGGACAGTTTGCCTGCAAAGAGAGAGTGACATTTGTGGGGCCTAAGGGAAAAGTTGAACGGGTACGGGTTCTGGGACCGGTGCGGAAAGAGACTCAAGTGGAAATTTCCATGACCGAACAGTATAAACTGGGAATCCATCCACCCATACGGGAATCGGGAGACCTTGCCAATACCCCGGGCATTATCCTTGAAGCCGATGGAAGTAGTGTGTCAATCGATAAGGGGGTTATCTGCGCAATGCGTCATATTCACATGGCACCCGAAGATGCTCTGAAATTAGGACTGCGTGACCGATATGTTGTCCGCATGCGTGTCGGCGGCGACCGGGAACTGGTATACGGTGATATTTTAGTACGGGTGAATCCCCGGTATAAACTGGCGATGCATCTGGACACCGATGAAGCTAATGCGGCAAATATTACCGACGGTATGAATGGATATATAGATAGTATACAGAGCAGGGAGTAA